One stretch of Paenibacillus sp. FSL R5-0341 DNA includes these proteins:
- a CDS encoding sensor domain-containing diguanylate cyclase, whose translation MLEHLRSLPASLNSRSSGDSASFAAPHPHEEHVLWMQKMDITPFDFSYLGSLLEQAYRDWNSKLDPGLDRRSTFYSVWNTEGDCIGYDRDRDADSGVDARRLVLECLDKRQALSHRGTSERGEYLLITHPLFSRTNKDMFAVFTAVIYESNRYETSEAVVRSEALHYRTCFYRRFEYIFMTDLLHAHEQTAREEHRRSILFQIVQRMHDKMDVDAILDEVFDSMDYLYPATYIKLYMSQDQSNFNPRIKPLLVQERGEDICVRSFMEGKMIIARSDDGENRIVEVGLPLKGKQGIYGVFHIEMNEEIMEESDLQLITMMVDTAGTAFENAKLHEQSNMLIQELRLINDLTQRLNKSLHLSEIYQLSEQELKEIFQAETCCILQLNDNTNDFEVMSSNVKDVFHQSFSVEYGIAGLLYRTEEPLIISNYAQYDKVSSFFMEDTGSMSLIASPIRVNGEVKGAILLGHSREQYFSYDNYRLLQMLSIHIGLALSNAMLHAEVRRLANLDMLTGLYVRHYLDSVIHERQAHEFCGSLIVVDIDQFKQVNDTFGHQTGDQVLKQVSEIVTSSVRPEDICARWGGEELAIYMPQVSVHQALEYAEVIRRRVAEETRPLVTVSSGIAEWNWMDEKVSVESLFYRADMALYSAKNGGRNRIVVEEQEVSR comes from the coding sequence ATGTTAGAACATCTAAGAAGTTTACCTGCCAGCTTGAATTCACGAAGTTCGGGCGATTCCGCATCTTTTGCCGCTCCTCATCCTCATGAAGAGCATGTGTTGTGGATGCAAAAAATGGATATCACACCTTTTGATTTTTCATATTTGGGCAGCTTGCTAGAGCAGGCTTACAGGGACTGGAACTCCAAATTAGATCCGGGCCTGGACAGGAGATCAACCTTTTACAGCGTATGGAACACGGAAGGCGATTGTATAGGGTACGATCGTGATCGAGATGCTGATTCGGGCGTGGATGCACGCAGGCTTGTATTGGAATGTTTGGATAAGAGACAAGCCCTGTCCCATAGAGGGACTAGCGAACGTGGAGAATATCTCCTGATAACACATCCCTTATTCTCCAGAACGAACAAGGATATGTTTGCCGTATTCACTGCTGTGATCTATGAATCCAATCGATATGAAACGTCTGAAGCTGTGGTTCGATCTGAGGCATTGCATTACCGCACCTGCTTTTACCGAAGATTTGAATACATATTTATGACGGACCTGTTACATGCTCATGAACAAACAGCGCGTGAAGAACACCGGAGGTCCATCCTCTTTCAGATTGTTCAGCGAATGCATGACAAAATGGATGTCGACGCTATATTGGATGAGGTATTTGACAGTATGGACTATCTGTACCCAGCCACGTATATCAAACTGTATATGTCTCAGGATCAGAGCAACTTTAATCCACGGATTAAACCATTGCTTGTCCAGGAACGAGGAGAAGATATATGTGTGCGTTCGTTTATGGAAGGCAAGATGATCATTGCTCGTTCAGATGATGGAGAGAATCGCATCGTAGAGGTAGGTCTTCCTTTGAAAGGAAAACAAGGCATATACGGTGTGTTCCATATCGAAATGAACGAGGAGATCATGGAAGAATCGGATCTGCAATTGATTACGATGATGGTAGATACCGCAGGCACGGCTTTTGAGAACGCCAAGTTGCACGAACAATCCAATATGTTGATACAGGAACTTCGTCTAATCAATGATCTTACACAGCGCTTGAACAAGAGTCTGCATCTTTCGGAGATTTATCAACTATCCGAGCAAGAGCTAAAGGAAATATTTCAGGCTGAAACGTGCTGCATTTTACAACTCAATGATAATACGAATGACTTCGAAGTCATGTCATCTAACGTGAAAGATGTTTTTCACCAATCATTTTCTGTAGAATACGGTATCGCAGGCTTGCTGTATCGAACAGAGGAACCACTTATTATATCCAATTATGCGCAATATGATAAAGTGTCCTCCTTTTTCATGGAAGATACCGGATCCATGTCACTGATTGCATCACCGATCAGAGTCAATGGTGAAGTGAAGGGTGCCATTTTGCTTGGACACAGCAGAGAGCAATATTTTTCATACGATAATTATCGGCTCTTGCAGATGTTATCTATTCATATCGGGCTTGCCCTGTCGAATGCCATGTTACATGCCGAGGTTAGGCGTTTGGCTAATCTGGATATGTTGACGGGATTGTACGTAAGGCATTACCTGGATAGCGTCATTCACGAGCGTCAGGCTCATGAGTTCTGTGGCTCTCTCATTGTGGTGGATATCGATCAGTTCAAACAGGTGAATGATACATTTGGACACCAGACGGGGGATCAAGTACTGAAGCAAGTGAGTGAAATAGTCACCAGCTCTGTTCGTCCGGAAGACATCTGCGCCAGATGGGGTGGAGAAGAACTGGCCATCTATATGCCGCAGGTAAGTGTGCATCAGGCATTAGAATACGCGGAAGTGATCCGAAGGAGAGTTGCGGAAGAGACCAGACCTCTTGTTACGGTATCCAGTGGCATCGCCGAGTGGAATTGGATGGATGAGAAAGTTAGTGTAGAGTCATTGTTTTATCGAGCTGACATGGCTTTGTACAGCGCGAAGAATGGCGGTCGGAACAGAATCGTTGTAGAAGAACAGGAAGTATCGCGTTAA
- a CDS encoding HPr family phosphocarrier protein, producing MSSNNAAVVEIAQTAGKFTSSIVLHSENKYIDVKSILGLFTTLISTHSYELHVHGPDAVEAKAAMSEVFAKHGLNVSIASE from the coding sequence ATGTCGAGTAATAACGCGGCTGTAGTGGAAATTGCTCAAACAGCAGGCAAGTTTACTTCTTCAATCGTGCTTCATTCGGAGAACAAGTATATCGATGTGAAAAGCATTCTCGGGTTGTTTACAACGCTGATCAGCACCCACAGCTATGAACTGCATGTTCATGGACCAGATGCAGTTGAAGCGAAAGCAGCCATGTCAGAAGTATTTGCCAAGCATGGACTGAATGTAAGCATCGCATCTGAGTAA
- a CDS encoding aminopeptidase gives MKDPRIQKLAASLVGYSVDVQPGENVLVEMIGSERDLINAIIEEVGKKGGNVFVQLTDKTVQRAMLKNATVEMMKTWAEIDLNRMKQMDCYIGIRAGENVNDLSDVPEEKMKMYNSLYSHPVHSEQRVKHTKWVVLRYPNASMAQLANTSTEAFEDFYFDVCNLDYAKMDKAQDSLANLMKRTDKVRITGPGTELSFSIKDIGAEKCSGQKNIPDGEVYSAPVRDSVNGTISYNSPTLYNGVTFENIKFTFKDGKIVEATSNDTERLNEILNSDEGARHIGEFAIGFNPHILHPMKDILFDEKIAGSLHFTPGQAYEETDNGNRSSIHWDLVLIQRPDYGGGEIYFDDVLIRKDGIFVIPELECLNPDRLK, from the coding sequence ATGAAGGACCCAAGAATTCAAAAGCTTGCAGCAAGCCTGGTAGGCTATTCTGTAGATGTACAACCTGGTGAAAATGTATTGGTTGAGATGATTGGATCAGAACGTGATCTGATTAACGCCATTATTGAAGAGGTAGGCAAAAAAGGTGGTAACGTCTTTGTGCAGTTGACCGATAAGACCGTACAGCGTGCGATGTTGAAAAATGCGACAGTAGAAATGATGAAAACGTGGGCAGAGATTGATCTGAACCGTATGAAGCAGATGGATTGTTATATCGGTATTCGCGCGGGAGAAAATGTGAATGATCTGTCCGATGTGCCGGAAGAAAAAATGAAAATGTACAATTCTTTGTACTCCCACCCGGTACATAGTGAACAACGTGTCAAACATACGAAATGGGTTGTACTTCGTTACCCTAACGCAAGTATGGCGCAACTGGCGAATACGAGCACAGAAGCGTTTGAAGATTTCTACTTCGACGTATGTAACCTGGATTATGCCAAAATGGACAAAGCACAGGACTCACTGGCTAACCTGATGAAACGTACGGATAAAGTTCGCATCACGGGACCAGGAACAGAGCTGAGCTTCTCCATTAAAGATATTGGTGCAGAGAAATGTTCTGGCCAAAAAAATATTCCGGATGGCGAAGTGTACAGTGCCCCTGTACGTGATTCCGTGAACGGAACAATTAGTTATAACTCGCCAACCCTGTACAATGGAGTGACTTTTGAAAATATCAAGTTCACGTTCAAGGATGGCAAAATTGTTGAAGCGACAAGCAACGACACAGAGCGTTTGAATGAAATTTTGAATTCGGATGAGGGTGCTCGTCATATCGGTGAATTCGCGATTGGATTTAACCCGCATATTCTGCATCCGATGAAAGATATCTTGTTCGATGAAAAAATCGCAGGCAGCTTGCACTTTACGCCAGGTCAGGCGTATGAAGAAACCGACAATGGCAACCGCTCATCCATTCACTGGGATCTGGTGTTGATCCAGCGTCCGGATTACGGCGGCGGGGAGATTTATTTTGACGATGTACTGATTCGTAAAGACGGTATCTTTGTTATTCCTGAGCTGGAATGCCTCAATCCGGACCGTTTGAAATAG
- a CDS encoding YlaN family protein, translating to MTSSDLQDQLNLKAISLLQEDADKIQKLIEVQMENLATRYCPLYEEVLDTQMYGFSKEVDFAVRAGLLPEGAGKQLVSALERNLAILYEALNKKNEQ from the coding sequence ATGACTTCATCTGATCTGCAGGACCAGCTGAATTTGAAAGCGATCAGTCTTCTTCAAGAAGATGCAGATAAAATACAGAAGCTTATTGAAGTACAGATGGAGAATCTGGCTACCCGCTACTGCCCTCTCTATGAGGAAGTATTGGATACACAGATGTATGGGTTCTCCAAGGAAGTTGACTTTGCTGTTCGTGCAGGGCTCCTTCCAGAAGGTGCAGGTAAGCAGCTGGTTAGCGCGCTTGAGCGGAATTTGGCAATTCTATATGAAGCCTTGAACAAAAAGAATGAGCAATAG